From a single Fulvivirga ulvae genomic region:
- a CDS encoding glycosyl hydrolase family 18 protein, which yields MKNYLFRRAGLCSRLTLVLLFSALVVTGYGQRIVGYTTSWVNNANQIDYAKLTHINYSFALPTASGGLEPVSNPAKLNSVVSQAHSQGVKALIAIGGWDLGDGGGNDSRFEVLASTAAGRNNFVNSVISFIQQYNLDGADIDWEFPDAVNGNPDPNFTALMSALSSALHSRGLLLTAAVNASAWAGAGISSEVFQHVDWLNIMAYDGDAGAGHSPYSYAESALNYWKGRGLPANKAVLGVPFYARPSWNTYSTLLAQGADPYADYFNGDYYNGINTIKAKTNLGVQQGGGIMIWSIDHDVQNQYSLLTAIYEEMDTPPQNDPVTVYRHCDFGGQAVGLPTGSYTLAQLQARGVIDNDISSVKVQSGYKITFYASDNFSGTSVVKTADDNCLVDDSFNDAATSVIVSQNSGGFSQTIQAESYSNMSGVQLEGTSDAGGGQNVGWIDTGDWMAYSNINIPTSGTYLIEYRVASQNGGGVLSLDINAGATVLGTRSIGSTGGWQNWTTVSHTVNINAGTYNFGIYAQTGGWNINWWKITRQSSATGARIAQDNKNMPTDNQIVNDMIYPNPFSNTIQVQTKGQNTRITINDALGHEVIPPTEVSSGEAIDLSHLKQGLYFIRIDSEEGHEILRLIKQ from the coding sequence CTGTGTAGTCGGCTCACTCTTGTATTACTCTTTTCTGCGCTGGTGGTAACCGGTTATGGTCAGCGCATTGTTGGCTATACCACCTCATGGGTCAACAATGCCAACCAGATTGATTATGCCAAGCTTACGCACATCAATTACTCCTTTGCGCTGCCCACGGCAAGTGGTGGATTGGAGCCTGTATCTAACCCTGCAAAACTCAACAGTGTCGTTAGCCAGGCCCATAGCCAGGGTGTAAAAGCTCTGATCGCTATTGGAGGCTGGGATCTCGGCGACGGCGGTGGCAACGACAGTCGTTTTGAAGTCCTCGCGTCTACGGCCGCGGGCAGAAATAACTTCGTCAATAGTGTCATCAGCTTTATACAGCAGTACAACCTCGATGGTGCTGACATTGACTGGGAGTTTCCCGATGCTGTCAACGGAAACCCTGATCCGAATTTCACTGCTTTAATGAGTGCGCTTTCAAGTGCCTTGCATAGTCGCGGCCTGCTGCTCACCGCTGCAGTCAATGCTTCTGCATGGGCCGGTGCCGGTATTAGCAGCGAAGTGTTCCAGCACGTTGACTGGCTGAATATTATGGCCTATGACGGGGACGCCGGTGCTGGGCACTCGCCTTACAGCTATGCAGAAAGTGCATTGAATTATTGGAAAGGCCGGGGTTTACCCGCCAATAAAGCCGTGCTGGGTGTACCGTTCTACGCCAGGCCAAGCTGGAATACATACAGCACATTGCTGGCCCAGGGTGCCGACCCCTACGCCGACTACTTTAATGGAGATTATTACAATGGTATCAATACCATTAAGGCCAAAACCAATCTGGGTGTGCAGCAGGGCGGCGGTATCATGATCTGGTCTATAGACCATGATGTGCAAAATCAGTATTCACTGTTAACCGCCATTTACGAAGAGATGGACACGCCTCCGCAAAATGATCCGGTCACTGTTTACAGGCATTGCGACTTTGGCGGGCAGGCTGTAGGGCTTCCTACGGGCAGCTATACACTGGCGCAGTTACAGGCCAGAGGTGTGATTGACAATGACATATCATCGGTTAAGGTGCAATCAGGCTATAAAATCACCTTCTACGCTTCTGACAACTTCTCAGGAACATCGGTAGTAAAAACAGCCGATGACAACTGTCTTGTGGATGATAGTTTCAATGACGCTGCCACTTCTGTGATCGTAAGTCAGAATTCCGGTGGCTTTTCACAAACCATACAGGCGGAAAGCTACAGCAACATGTCAGGCGTTCAGCTCGAAGGCACTTCAGATGCCGGTGGCGGCCAGAACGTGGGTTGGATAGATACAGGCGACTGGATGGCTTATAGCAATATCAACATCCCGACCTCAGGTACCTACCTGATAGAGTACAGAGTGGCCAGCCAGAATGGTGGTGGTGTGTTGTCACTTGATATAAACGCAGGAGCTACAGTATTAGGCACCAGGAGCATTGGCTCAACCGGTGGATGGCAAAACTGGACTACGGTATCTCATACGGTAAATATCAATGCCGGCACTTACAACTTCGGTATTTACGCACAAACCGGAGGCTGGAACATTAACTGGTGGAAGATCACACGCCAGTCATCAGCAACAGGGGCAAGAATAGCTCAAGATAACAAAAACATGCCTACTGATAATCAGATAGTTAACGATATGATTTATCCAAATCCTTTTAGCAATACCATTCAGGTACAGACGAAAGGTCAAAATACGCGAATAACTATTAATGATGCTCTGGGACATGAAGTGATACCTCCAACAGAAGTTAGTTCAGGAGAGGCTATTGATCTCTCCCATTTAAAGCAAGGGCTTTATTTTATCCGAATTGACTCTGAGGAAGGTCATGAAATTCTGCGCCTTATCAAACAGTAA